One window of the Anticarsia gemmatalis isolate Benzon Research Colony breed Stoneville strain chromosome 21, ilAntGemm2 primary, whole genome shotgun sequence genome contains the following:
- the LOC142982224 gene encoding uncharacterized protein LOC142982224 isoform X1 yields MVLIKCFTVFFIILIKLHYVMSRSRRDDNSKTFAAEHCRLRKKCIANGTTVCAVDWRLNQTAEFPDKCILHAVNCHRQGQFNIVKRDRCKAHILFGTRRIHDEEGNILPYYITYQPMTTTMKAYGHKTTDLQITSTTKSMENSRKIGPKRRSHGIKNFLLGFINNMILQN; encoded by the exons ATGgtgttgataaaatgttttactgtaTTCT tcataattttgattaaattacaCTATGTGATGAGCCGGTCACGGCGGGATGAT AATTCTAAAACATTCGCTGCTGAGCACTGTCGCCTACGTAAGAAATGCATCGCTAATGGAACCACCGTGTGCGCAGTTGACTGGAGACTGAACCAGACGGCCGAGTTCCCTGACAAGTGCATCCTTCACGCCGTCAACTGTCATCGACAAGGAC AATTTAACATAGTAAAAAGAGACCGCTGTAAAgcacatattttatttggcaCCAGACGCATTCACGACGAAGAAGGAAACATTCTTCCCTACTATATAACTTATCAGCCTATGACAACTACTATGAAGGCTTATGGGCACAAAACCACGGACCTACAAATTACAAGCACTACGAAATCTATGGAAAACTCGCGAAAAATAGGTCCCAAACGTAGATCTCATGGTATCAAGAATTTTCTACTtggatttataaataatatgattttacaaaactga
- the LOC142982224 gene encoding uncharacterized protein LOC142982224 isoform X2 produces MVLIKCFTVFFIILIKLHYVMSRSRRDDFMTNKDKQRMFACKLEEECTPSDEKVCGFDEEVPFLAVFGDLCTMHRATCRDVGFFRQVDMIVCDIKLKYEKEQEERHVTFYDVIHVANDSNAHKHELQPTAHEHPMVKLVNADDDK; encoded by the exons ATGgtgttgataaaatgttttactgtaTTCT tcataattttgattaaattacaCTATGTGATGAGCCGGTCACGGCGGGATGAT TTCATGACAAACAAAGACAAGCAGCGTATGTTCGCGTGTAAGTTGGAAGAGGAGTGCACTCCGAGTGATGAGAAAGTGTGTGGTTTTGACGAAGAGGTGCCGTTTCTAGCAGTCTTCGGAGATCTGTGTACCATGCATCGAGCTACTTGCAGGGATGTTGGGT tcttCCGTCAAGTAGACATGATAGTATGTGACATAAAGTTAAAATACGAGAAGGAGCAGGAGGAGCGGCATGTGACGTTCTATGACGTCATCCACGTGGCGAACGACTCGAACGCACACAAGCACGAGTTGCAGCCCACAGCTCATGAACATCCTATGGTTAAACTTGTTAATGCTgatgatgataaataa
- the LOC142982225 gene encoding uncharacterized protein LOC142982225 — protein MRFAVLVLVTIQVLFIWNSEARQQSKACYAAKTCIHKANGKCGVDGKGKVRRFYDTCDILEYNCLFNTNFRKTIKNRCRKLPSINSNEVEERGRRFRALRF, from the exons atgcGTTTCGCTGTTTTAGTGCTCG TGACAATTCAAGTTCTATTCATATGGAACTCAGAAGCACGTCAACAAAGCAAA GCATGTTACGCAGCAAAGACGTGTATCCACAAAGCTAACGGGAAGTGTGGTGTGGATGGCAAAGGAAAAGTGAGACGTTTCTACGATACCTGTGATATTCTCGAGTACAATTGCTTGTTTAACACAA ATTTCaggaaaacaattaaaaatagatGTAGAAAATTGCCCAGTATTAACTCAAATGAAGTGGAAGAAAGAGGCCGAAGATTCAGAGCACttcgtttttaa
- the LOC142982200 gene encoding uncharacterized protein LOC142982200, which translates to MRTLATALFILTMASYTKMETTSILDDILVYPIPAPVRIVKRETSDDSPENITDSLEDTLNRQSETLEHISETVDKQTNLLKQLISRIVNGFFHEQPVKIVAKRKKQVASRRSNVNEDKGFPFIEIGRNIPKYGRLATDIFMKEIETGTDPLPLIEKDVDDGPVYLESYRRSFSESPDKPNPDKPSPWCEEALLCKKDNNTICGFDDKYGYGKFKDVCHMLDINCFYRYNFLLAHTCHPTI; encoded by the exons ATGAGAACTCTGGCTACAG ctttatttattttgacgatGGCTTCATACACAAAGATGGAAACAACATCAATTTTGGACGACATCCTTGTGTACCCGATTCCAGCTCCAGTG AGAATTGTAAAACGGGAAACATCGGACGATTCACCAGAAAACATAACCGATTCTCTCGAAGATACATTAAATCGGCAGAGTGAAACATTGGAGCATATATCGGAGACAgtagacaaacagacaaatttattaaaacaattaatcagTCGAATTGTAAACGGATTTTTCCACGAGCAACCTGTTAAGATCGTAGCTAAGAGAAAGAAGCAAGTTGCAAGCAGACGTAGTAATGTCAATGAAGATAAAGGATTTCCTTTCATAGAAATTGGCAGGAACATACCTAAATACGGGAGACTAGCAACGGATATATTCATGAAGGAAATCGAGACGGGGACAGATCCACTACCGCTTATTGAAAAAGACGTTGATGATGGACCTGTTTATTTAGAG TCTTACCGTCGGTCGTTCAGTGAAAGTCCGGACAAGCCAAATCCTGATAAACCTAGTCCATGGTGCGAAGAGGCTTTGCTTTGTAAGAAAGATAACAATACTATCTGTGGGTTTGATGACAAATATGGATACGGCAAGTTTAAAGACGTCTGTCATATGTTGGATATTAACTGCTTTTATAGATACA ATTTTCTTCTGGCGCACACATGTCATCCAACTATATGA